From Companilactobacillus heilongjiangensis, one genomic window encodes:
- a CDS encoding GntR family transcriptional regulator: protein MAETTNKDIYQELKSRVINGKYNIKMRLPTEEALIAEFNVSRYAIRKAIKQLSDEGLVYSVKGKGVVVLEHTPQTQEINLSLKEIDSLHALNNSEDINRTTIIADFQQIIVDEKLSHKTSFAVGIPVYAIKRVRRINNKNAVLDLNYFNAQIVPDITSEIAKGSIYSYIKNTLQMKIAVVKRQLRIEHAEQVDYEHLNLGINNCVGNMISFAFNDDGKQFEYTESHFIPDNFIFNQIIKF from the coding sequence ATGGCTGAAACTACTAACAAGGATATTTATCAAGAACTCAAATCACGTGTCATCAATGGAAAATATAATATCAAAATGCGCCTGCCAACAGAAGAAGCACTAATTGCCGAATTTAATGTTAGTCGTTACGCTATCCGTAAAGCTATCAAGCAATTATCCGATGAAGGCCTAGTTTACAGTGTTAAAGGAAAAGGTGTCGTTGTTTTGGAACATACACCTCAAACTCAAGAAATCAATTTGAGCCTCAAAGAAATTGACAGTCTTCACGCCTTAAACAACTCTGAAGACATCAATCGCACGACTATTATTGCTGACTTTCAACAAATCATCGTCGATGAAAAGCTCAGTCACAAGACTTCCTTTGCCGTCGGTATTCCCGTCTACGCCATCAAGCGTGTTCGCCGAATCAACAATAAGAATGCCGTCTTAGATCTCAATTACTTTAACGCTCAAATTGTGCCTGATATAACATCAGAAATTGCCAAAGGATCAATTTATTCATATATTAAAAACACATTGCAAATGAAAATTGCCGTTGTTAAACGTCAGTTGCGAATCGAACATGCCGAACAAGTTGATTATGAACATTTGAATTTGGGTATTAACAATTGTGTGGGAAATATGATCAGTTTTGCCTTCAATGATGATGGAAAACAATTTGAATACACTGAATCACATTTCATACCAGACAACTTTATTTTTAACCAGATTATCAAGTTCTAG